In Eubalaena glacialis isolate mEubGla1 chromosome 3, mEubGla1.1.hap2.+ XY, whole genome shotgun sequence, the following are encoded in one genomic region:
- the TMCO2 gene encoding transmembrane and coiled-coil domain-containing protein 2, with protein sequence MSPLSSIWDIIIDYLSLSSIWNYLQATFLGETSVPQQTNLGLLDNLAPAVQVILGISFLILLGIGVYALWKRSVQSIQKILLFAITLYKLYKKGSDFFQALLVHPEGNGLAFQDNNIFLSLRLQEKILKKLQTVENKMKDLEGMIISQKPATKSNCSSERYCSCSDCQSPLLTSGFTSTSEM encoded by the exons ATGTCACCTTTGTCTTCTATCTGGGACATCATAATAGATTATCTCTCTCTGAGCTCGATATGGAATTATCTACAAGCAACTTTTCTGGGAGAGACTAGTGTGCCTCAGCAAACAAATTTGGGGCTACTAGATAATCTTGCTCCGGCTGTGCAAGTTATCCTGgggatttcctttttgattttgttGGGAATAGGAGTATATGCCTTATGGAAACGAAGTGTTCAGTCAATTCAG aaaatattgttGTTTGCAATCACACTCTACAAACTTTACAAGAAAGGCTCAGATTTTTTTCAGGCTTTGCTGGTCCACCCAGAAGGGAATGGTCTCGCATTTCAAGACAATAATATCTTCCTATCTTTGCGTCTGCaagagaaaattctgaaaaaactTCAGACAGtggaaaacaaaatgaaggacCTGGAAGGGATGATCATTTCCCAAAAACCTGCCACAAAGAGCAATTGCTCCTCTGAGCGCTACTGCAGCTGCTCCGACTGCCAGAGTCCCTTGCTTACATCAGGGTTTACATCCACATCTGAAATGTGA